The Mauremys reevesii isolate NIE-2019 linkage group 1, ASM1616193v1, whole genome shotgun sequence genome has a segment encoding these proteins:
- the SPX gene encoding spexin, protein MALFLAASFISYSWSAPQGHFQRRNWTPQAMLYLKGAQGRRFISDESQRKDLYDRLQLGLDLRKCVGFVSPETRSQNTNPISLSEAAELFLNSLRKAQEVEEETNDHPGYLTDNLLNW, encoded by the exons ATGGCCCTGTTCCTTGCAGCTTCTTTCATCTCTTACTCCTGGAGTGCTCCTCAG GGTCACTTCCAAAGAAGAAACTGGACTCCTCAGGCTATGCTCTATTTAAAGGGTGCAC AGGGACGTCGATTCATCTCAGATGAGAGCCAGAGGAAGGACCTCTATGACAGATTGCAGCTAG GTTTAGATCTGAGAAAGTGTGTTGGCTTTGTCTCTCCAGAAACACGCAGCCAAAATACAAATCCTATATCTCTGTCGGAGGCTGCAGAACTATTTCTTAACTCTTTACGGAAAGCACAAGAAG TGGAAGAAGAAACCAATGATCACCCTGGATACTTAACAGACAATCTATTAAACTGGTGA